The uncultured Eubacteriales bacterium region GTGGGCGTCAACTTTATTGGCGGTTTCTCAGCCCTGGTGCAGAAGGGCTACACCGCCGGGGACCGGAAACTCATCGCCTCTATCCCCGAGGCCATGGCGGCCACGGAGCGGGTGTGCTCCTCGGTGAACGTGGGCTCCACCCGGGCCGGTATCAACATGGATGCGGTTGCCCAGCTGGGCGGCGTCATCAAGGATCTTGCAGCCCGGACCGCCCAGCGGGGCGGGGACGGCTGCTCTAAGCTGGTGGTCTTCTGCAACGCGGTGGAGGACAACCCGTTCATGGCGGGCGCGTTCCACGGCGTAGGTGAGGGAGACTGTGTCATTAATGTAGGCGTCTCCGGCCCCGGCGTGGTGCACCATGCTCTCAAGGCCGTGAAGGGCGAGCCCTTCGACGTGGTGGCCGAGACCATTAAGAAGACCGCCTTCCGCGTGACCCGCATGGGCCAGCTGGTGGCGCAGGAGGCCTCCCGCCGGCTGGAAGTGCCCTTCGGCATCGTGGACCTCTCCCTGGCACCCACTCCCGCCGTGGGCGACAGCGTGGCCCGCATCCTGGAGGAGATGGGCCTGGAGGTCTGCGGCACCCACGGCACAACCGCCGCCCTGGCCCTCCTCAACGACGCGGTGAAGAAGGGGGGCGTCATGGCCTCCTCCCACGTGGGCGGTCTCAGCGGCGCGTTCATCCCCGTCAGCGAGGACGAGGGCATGATCGCCGCGGCGAGGAGCAGCGTGCTCACCCTGGACAAGTTAGAGGCTATGACCTGCGTATGCTCCGTGGGGCTTGACATGATCGCGGTTCCCGGCGACACCAGCGCCGAGACAATCTCCGCCATCATCGCGGACGAGGCCGCCATCGGTATGGTCAACTCCAAGACCACCGCCGTGCGCATCATCCCCGCCCCCGGCCTCACCGTGGGGGACGAGGTGGAATTTGGCGGGCTCTTCGGCTC contains the following coding sequences:
- a CDS encoding conserved hypothetical protein (Evidence 4 : Homologs of previously reported genes of unknown function), with translation MLNSKEISDTLNMIDQQHLDVRTITMGISLLDCCDADPKVACEKIYNKITRRAAHLVQVGEDIEREFGIPIVNKRISVTPMALVAGASGCESYVPFAQAMDAAAKAVGVNFIGGFSALVQKGYTAGDRKLIASIPEAMAATERVCSSVNVGSTRAGINMDAVAQLGGVIKDLAARTAQRGGDGCSKLVVFCNAVEDNPFMAGAFHGVGEGDCVINVGVSGPGVVHHALKAVKGEPFDVVAETIKKTAFRVTRMGQLVAQEASRRLEVPFGIVDLSLAPTPAVGDSVARILEEMGLEVCGTHGTTAALALLNDAVKKGGVMASSHVGGLSGAFIPVSEDEGMIAAARSSVLTLDKLEAMTCVCSVGLDMIAVPGDTSAETISAIIADEAAIGMVNSKTTAVRIIPAPGLTVGDEVEFGGLFGSAPVMPVHKESSADFIHRGGRIPAPLQSLKN